In the genome of Streptomyces sp. Q6, the window CTGTGGGACGCCGACGACGGACACCTCGACGCGGTGCGGCCGGCCGTCGTTGAGCAGTCCCGCGAACGGCGTGAGGTCGTACTCGATGGGCTTGATGTCGAAGGCGCGCGGGCCGGGAATCACGTACCAGAGGAAGGGGTTGGACCAACCGCCGGTCCACACGGTCGGGAACGGGGCGGCGATTCCCGCGAGTTGACCGTCGACCGTGATCTGTACCTCGCGGTAGGGCCCGGGGTCCGCCTTGCAGGAGTACGGGGCGGCGGTGGGGACGGTCAGGTACCAGTACTCCTCGCAGCCGCCGCCGGAGCCGGTGGCGTACACCTCGGCGACGATGCGTTCGCTGTTGCGGGGCGTGGTCACGGTGTTGTCCGCGGCACGGGTCAGCACCCGATCGGGCGCGTGCGCGGCGGGAGTCGACCGGTCGGCGGCGTAGAAGGTGAGGGTCGCCTTGACGTCGATGACGCCGGTGTAGGTGTCGTTGACGACGTTGCCGATGAGCATCTCGACGGGCTGTTCGGTGCGCAGGGTGTCGCTGTAGCGGGTGACGTCCTTCGCGACGTTCCAGGCGATGCCGTCCGGGGAGGGCTCGGGGGTCGAGGTGCGCAGGATCTCGACGCCGCCGATGTGGAGATAGCCGAGGCGGTCGAACTGGCGTCCCTTCACGGCGCCTTCGAGTCGCAGCACCACCTTGCTCCAGCGGTCCCCACAGCCCTTCGGCGGGGTGTAACTCCCCTTGTAGGGAGTGAAGTCGCGGAACTGCGCCGCGGCGAGGGTGACGTCGCAGGCCTTGGTCCGGGGCTTCTCGACGGGCGGGGTCGCGGTGATCGGGTCGTGCCAGTCGGTGCCGAACTCGGCGGGCACGTCGGCCTGTTGGGCGCTCGCCGGCGATCCGGCGAGGAGGGGGCCCGCCGTGAGGATCACCCCGACGAGCATGGACATGACGCGTCTTCTCATGGGCGGTGTTCTACGGTGTGCCGGCGCGCCGCGCAATGGCGTCCCTCTCGACCGGCACCCGCGACACCAGTACGCTCCCGGCGCACCGGGGGAAGGCAGGGGCCATGGGTGTGGATGCCGAGCGGGAGAACGGGGCGCCGCTCGCGCCCACGGCCTGGCGGCCGCTGCTGTGCGGCGCCGTCGGACACGCTCTGGCGCTGACCCTCCTCTCGGCCCGATACGGCTACCACCGCGACGAGTTGTACTTCCGCGCGGCCGCGCACCACCTCTCCTGGGGGTACGTGGATCAGCCGCCGCTCACTCCCCTGCTGGCCCGCGTCTCGACCGCCGTGTTCGGCGACAGCCTGGTCGGACTGCGGGTGTGCGCGACGCTCGCGATCACCGCGGCCGTGGTCGTCGTCGCTCTGATCGCGCGGGAGCTGGGCGGCGGGCGTGGGCCCCAACTCCTGGCGGCCGGGCTCGCGGCGGTCGGCGGTCAGGTCCTCGCGGTCGGGCACATGGTGAGCACGGCGACGTTCGACCTGCTGGTGTGGGTGACGGTGAGCTGGCTCGTGCTGCGTGTGCTGCGGACCGGGGACGGCCGGTGGTGGCTCGCGGTGGGCGCGGTCACGGGGATCGGCGTGCAGAACAAGTACCTGGTCCTGCTGCTCGTCGTCGTACTGCTCACGGCGATCGGGGCGGTGGGGCCGCGCGGCGTGCTGCGCGGCGGCTGGTTCGTCGCCGGATGCGCGACGGCGCTCGCGCTGGCCTCGCCCACTCTGGCGTGGCAGGCCGCGCACGACTGGCCGCAGCTCACGGTGGCGCGCGGCATCAGCGAGGACGACGGCGCGGAGAACCGCGCACTGCTCGTCCCGGAGCAACTCGTCTATCTCTCACCGCTGTTCGTCCCCATGTGGATCGCCGGATGGCGTCGGCTGTGGCGGGCGACGGACATGCGGTGGGCGCGGGCGTTCGCGGTCGCGTATCCACTCTTGTGCGGGATCGTGCTCGCGCTCGGCGGCAAGGGGTACTACACGGTGCCGCTGCTCGTCGTCCTGCTCGCGGCGGGGTGCGAGCCGACACTGCGGTGGGCCGGGGCGGGTCGGGTGCGGGTGCGGGTGCGGCGCGCGCTGCTGGTGGGCGCCGTCGTCGTGTCCGCCGCGATCTGCGCCGTGATCGCGCTGCCCGTGCTGCCGCCCGGCGATCTCGCCGCCCCGATGGCCGCCAACAAGGAGCAGGGCGAGCAACTCGGCTGGCCCGAACTGGCCGACGCGGCGCGGGACGGCTGGGCACGTATCCCCGGGGAACGGCGGGCCACGTCCGTACTGTTCACCGGCAACTACGGTGAGGCGGGCGCTCTGGACCGGTACGGCCCGGCGCGTGGGCTGCCCGCTCCGTACTCGGGCCACATGAGCTACGCCGACTGGGGCCCGCCGCCGGACACGGCGGACGGACCCGTCCTGCTCGTCCGTCAGGCCGACGCCTCCGGCATCGAGCGGTTCTTCACCGGCTGCCGCACCGTCACCCGCGTCGACAACGGACACGACATCGACAACGAGGAACAGGACGCGGCGATCGTGCTGTGCGAGGGCCCGGCACGGAGGTGGTCGGCGTTGTGGCCGTCACTGCGGCACGCGTACTGAACGGGTGAGCGGGTGCGCGAACAGCGCACTGGGCGGTCGGACCGAACAAGCCGACCATGCCGGCCGGGTCGGCCGGGTCGGCCGGGTCGGCCGGGTCGGCCAGGTCGGCCAGGTCGGCCAGGTCGGCCAGGTCGGCCAGGTCGGCCGTGCCGGTCAGGTCAGGTCAGGTCAGGTCAGGTCAGGTCAGCACGTCATGTCAGGCCGATCAGGCCTTGAGGTCGGCCTTGTCGCCCATCACGACGACCGGGTGCTGCTTCGGGTCGAGCGTCGTGAGCAGGTACTCCATGTTCGCCTTCGACTGGCTCACGCAGGCGGACGTGCCACTGCCGTGGTCCATGTGCAGCCAGATGCTGCCGCCCTTGGACTGGCCCTCGGGTCGGGTGGGGTCGCTCGGCGAGGTGCCCTTGACCCGGTTGTAGTCGATGGCGATGACGTAGTCGAAGTCGTTCCAGTGCGACTTCGCCCAGTAGTGCGGCGCCTGGAACGCCGCCGACTGCGTGTACGGGAGCTTGGACCCCGGGTCGGCGAGGACACCGCCCGCGTCGCTGAGCGTGAACACGCCGACGGGGCTGCGCTTGTCGCCCTCGCGGTGCTCGGTCGTCCAGCCCTTCTTGCCGTTGTGCCCGGACCAGCTGCGCTGCTTCTTCCAGGTGTCGCCGGACTTGGTGAACAGCGCGATCGTCGAGTCCGCCGAGTTCTTCCCGTCGCCGTAGACCGCGACGACCTGCCGCGCGCCGGCCGGGATCTGCTTCTGGTAGCGGTCGCCCACACTGGGGATGCGCTTGAGGTCGACGGTGCGCGCCTCGTCGTTGCGTGCGCCGTCCGCCGAACTGCGCGCGCCCGATGAGGTGTCCTGTCCGCTTCCTCCGTCGTCGGCGCCGCATGCCGCCACCGTCGTCAGAAGAAGGCCACAGGCCGCCGCGGCGACCCCTGCTCGTACCGCACCCGCATTACGCATGCGTTCCATGGTCGCACCACCCGTCGCGTGCTCCGGGGCCGGGCCCGCCGCCCGCCGTCGATCAGGGCCGAATCTTTGCTCCGCACCGGAAAACCGTTTGCCTCCCCTCCCTCCGGGGCGCGAACCTTTCACGGTTTGCTCCGCCGAATCTCCCCCTCCAGATCCCCCACTTCGGTTCCCCTTTTCGAGCCCTGGGACGTCATGCAGATCTCCGACCTTCCGTACCCCGACCCGGGCGTGCCCGACGCGCGCTCCGGCCCCCGGTTCCTGCTCTGGCTCGGCCGGAACCAGCTCCGTGGCCAGCTCAAGTCACTCGCCTGGGGCCTGCTCCACTTCGGCTCCGTGGCGGGCCTTCCGTACGGCGTCGGCTACGCCGTCCAGGCCGTGGTCGACGGCTCCGGCTCCGGACTCGCGACGGCGGGCGGCCTCATCGTGCTGCTCGGCGTCGCCATCGCCCTCGGCGACACGATGCTGCACCGCTCGGCAGTCACGAACTGGATCACGGCGGCGGCCCGGGTCCAGCAGCTCCTCGCCCGCAAGGCCGCCTCGCTCGGCGCCGCCCTGACCCGGCGGGTCGCCGCGGGCGAGGTGGTGGCCGTGTCCACCGGCGACGTCGAGAAGATCGGCTGGTTCGTCGAGGCGCTGTCCCGCTTCGCAGCCGCCGCGCTCACCGTCGTCCTGGTCTGCGTGAGCCTCGTGATCTACCAGCCCGCGCTCGGCGTCGTCGTCGCGATCGGCATGCCGGTGCTCGCCCTCGCCGTGCTTCCGCTGCTCCCCCGCGCCACCCGGCGCGCGGACCAGCAGCGGGAGAAGGCGGGCCGGGCCACCGAGCTCGCCTCCGACACCGTCGCCGGACTGCGGGTGCTGCGCGGCATCGGCGGTGAGGAACTCTTCCTCGACCGCTACCGCCGCGCCTCGCAGGAGGTCCGCCGTGCCGCCGTGCGCAGCGCCCGCATGTGGTCGCTGATCTCCGCGGTCCAGGTCCTCCTTCCCGGCCTGCTCCTGATCGTGATCGTCTGGTACGGCGTCCATCTCGCCCGCGAGGGCCGGATCACCGTCGGCGAGCTGGTCACCATCTACAGCGCGGTGATGATTCTCAACTACCCGCTGCGGCACTTCGAGGAGATCGCCATGGCGTACTCCTTCTCGCGCCCGTCGGCGCAGCGCGCGGCCAGGGTGCTGGCCCTGCGCCGGGTCACCGAGCCGGCGGGCGGGCTGCGGGACGCGCCCGCGCCGACCGGCGATCTGTACGACCCGGCGACGGGGGTGCTCGCCCCGGCGGGCCTGCTCACCGCGGTGGTGTGCGGCGACCCGGACCTGGCGGGCCGGCTCGCCGACCGGCTCGGCGGGCACGCCGCGTCGGCCGGTGACGGCGGCGAGAAGCCGCAACCGTCGGTGCTCCTCGGCGGGGTGCCGCTGGACGAGCTGCCGCTGGGCGTGGCGCGTACCGCGGTGCTGGTCCAGGACAAGGACCCGGTGCTGCTCTCGGGCACGCTCGCCGAGCTGCTCGACGTGCCCTCCGACGGATCCGTACCGCCCGAGGAGGCCTTGGCCGCGGCGCAGTGCACCGATGTCCTCGACGCGCTCACCCAGGCGTCCCTGGACGACGACCCGATGAGCGCCCGGATCACCGAGCGCGGCCGGTCCCTGTCCGGTGGCCAGCGCCAGCGCCTGGCCCTGGCACGCTCCCTGGTCGCCGCGCCGGAGGCGCTGGTGCTCGACGAGCCGACGTCCGCCGTCGACTCGCACACCGAGGCCCGGATCGCCCAGGGCGTACGGGCCCTGCGCCACGGCCGCACGACGGTGGTCCTCACCTCGTCGCCGCTGGTGCTCGACCGCGCCGACCGCGTGGTGTTCGTGTACGAGGGCGAGGTCGCCGCCGTCGGTGAACACCGGGAGCTGGTGCGCACCGAACCCCGGTACCGCGCCGTGGTCACGCGCGAGACAGACGAGGAGACGGCCACGGGGCCGGCCCTCGAGTCCGAGATCGAGATCGACATGGAGGAGACGGCATGATCGGCGTAGCGCCCCCGGCCTACGACCCGGCGGCCCCCACCACCGCGCACACCCTGCCGATCGGCGCCCCGGCGACGGTCCGCGCCTATGTGGTCGAGCTGTACCGGCGCCACCGGCGCGCCTTCCTGCTGCTGATCGGCGTGAACACGGTCTCGGTCGTCGCCTCGATGGTCGGCCCGTACCTGCTCGGCGGTCTCGTCCAGGACGTCTCGGACGGCGCCGACGCGCTGCGCGACCTGCATCTGGGCAGCACCATCGGCTTGTTCGTGCTCGCCCTGGTGATCCAGGCCGTGTTCGTACGGCAGGTGCGGCTGCGCGGGGCGATGCTCGGCGAGCGGATGCTGGCGGATCTGCGCGAGGACTTCCTGGTGCGCTCCGTCGGGCTTCCGCCGGGCGTCCTGGAGCGGGCCGGCACGGGCGACCTGCTGTCCCGGATCACCACGGACATCGACCGGCTCGCGAACGCCATGCGCGAGGCCGTGCCCCAGCTGTCCATCGGCGTCGTGTGGGCGGGGCTGCTGATCGGCGGGCTCGCGGTGACGGCGCCGCCGCTGGCCCCCGCGATCCTCGTCGCCGTCCCGGTCCTCGTCGTGGGCTGCCGCTGGTACTTCAAGCGGGCCCCGTCGGCGTACCGCTCGGAGGCCGCCGGGTACGCGGCGGTCGCGGCGGCCCTCGCCGAGACCGTGGACGCGGGACGAACCGTGGAGTCGCACCGACTCGGCGACCGTCGTGTGGAGCTGTCGGAGCGGCGCGTCTTCGAGTGGACGCAATGGGAGCGCTACACGCTCTACCTGCGCTCGGTCCTCTTTCCGGTGATCAACGCCGTGCACGTCCTGGTCCTGCTGTCCGTCCTCCTGATCGGCGGCGTCTTCGTCCTCCAGGGCTGGATCGGCGTCGGTCAGCTGACCACGGCGGCGCTGATCGCGCAGATGCTCGTGGACCCGGTGGGCCTGATCCTGCGCTGGTACGACGAGTTGCAGGTCGCCCAGGTGTCCCTGGCCCGTCTGGTCGGCGTCCGGGACATCGAGCCGGACGCGGGCGACGCGTCGGTGCGGCCCGACGGCCGTGACGTCCACGCGGACGAGGTGCACTTCGGTTACCGGGAGGGCGTCGACGTGCTGCGCGAGGTCTCCCTGGAGGTCGCGCCGGGCACCCGGCTCGCCCTGGTCGGCCCGTCCGGTGCGGGCAAGTCGACGCTCGGCCGGCTGCTCGCCGGGATCTACGCGCCACGGACCGGACAGGTCACGCTCGGCGGGGCGGAGCTGTCCCGGATGCAGGCCGAGCGGGTGCGGTCCCACGTGGCCCTCGTCAACCAGGAGCACCACGTCTTCGTGGGCTCCCTGCGCGACAACCTGCGGCTCGCCCGCTCCGGCGCCGAGGACGGCGAGCTGTGGGCGGCGCTCGGCGCGGTCGACGCCGACGGCTGGGCGCGCGGCCTGGACGACGGCCTCGACACGGAGGTCGGCTCGGGCGGGGTGGCGCTCACCCCGGCGCAGGCCCAGCAGATCGCCCTGGCCCGGCTGGTCCTCGCCGATCCGCACACGCTGGTCCTGGACGAGGCGACGTCGCTGCTCGATCCGCGCTCGGCGCGGAACCTGGAGCGCTCGCTCGCCCGCGTCCTGGACGGCCGTACGGTCGTGGCGATCGCCCACCGGCTGCACACCGCCCACGACGCGGACGTGATCGCCGTGGTCGAGGAGGGCCGTATCCGGGAGCTCGGCAGCCACGACGATCTGGTCGCGGCCGACGGGGCGTACGCGGCGCTGTGGCGCTCCTGGCACGGATAGCCGCACCGGCGGGGTGTGGGGCGCGGCCGGGCTCAGATGAAGTTGAGCGCGGCCGCGCACCCCACGCCGCCGAGCAGCATGAAGGCCGGCATGAGCACCTTCAGCTCGATCCAGCTTCCGGCCCGGAACCGCATGACCTTGGGCGGTCCGATCGGGTACCAGCGCTTGCGGCCGATCGGGATGGGCCACAGGACCGGGCAGCCGGAGACGGTGAGCGCGTCGCCGATGTCGTGGACCAGGGCGCCGAGCACGATGGGCAGGCCCAGCCACAGGTACTCCTGGCCGGGGTCGGTGAAGAGCCAGTCCGCGCCGTTGCCCGGCTTGTCCAGGACGCCCGCGAGGATCCAGGCGCTCGTCGCCGCGAGCAGCCAGACGAGGACGTCGCTGCTGGAGCCGCGGGCGGCCCGCCACAGCAGCCCTTCGATCGCGAGGACCAGGTGGACGAAGAGGATCGCGAGGACGGTCCACCGGCCGCCGGTGATCGCCGCCACCGAGGTGCCCGCACCGATGAGGACGGCCCACAGCCACGTATGGGTGAGTGTGCGGTGGCCGCCCGAGCGACGCGGGTCGCCCGGTTTGCGGGTGGCCTTGTAGACGGCGTACGAGAGTTTGTCGACGATCTCGCACAGGCCGCGGGAGAGCGGTCCGAAGGCGCGCGAGATGGTCGCCGCCTTGTGGTCGAGGTCGGGGGCGAGGGCGGCTCCCGCGCAGATCAGTGCGCCGACGAGGACGACGGGCCATGGCATCGAATGCCCCGCGGCGGCCGCGGCCGCCCCCACCCCCAGCCAGGCCGCCGCTCCTGACAGTGAGTGTGCCGGTCCCATCATGGCTGTGTTCCGCCCCTGCTTCTGTTGTGTCGATCGTGGTGCCGACAGCGTGCGATGTACCGACATGTCCCGTGGTGCGAGGCCGAGTTGGCCCGCGCGAGCTGCCCGCGTGCGGACGCCAGGTCGGCGACCCAGCGTAACCTTCGTGATCTTCGTACGGGCATCCGATTGCCGGATCGGGTGGGAAGACAGGCAAGATGGTGACGTGACCCTTATCGATCAGCTCCCGAAGACCGCCGACCCGGACGCCCTCTACGACGCCTTCGAGTCGTGGGTCGAGGAACGGGGTCTGACCCTCTATCCCCACCAGGAGGAGGCGCTGATCGAGGTGGTGTCGGGGGCGAACGTGATCGTCTCGACGCCCACCGGCTCCGGCAAGTCCATGATCGCGGCGGCGGCGCACTTCGCGGCGCTCGCCCGTGACGAGGTCACCTTCTACACGGCGCCCATCAAGGCGCTGGTCTCCGAGAAGTTCTTCGAGCTGTGCAAGATCTTCGGCACGGAGAACGTGGGCATGCTGACCGGCGACGCGTCCGTGAACTCGGACGCCCCCGTGATCTGCTGCACCGCCGAGGTGCTCGCGTCCATCGCCCTGCGCGACGGCGCCCAGGCCGACATCGGCCAGGTCGTCATGGACGAGTTCCACTTCTACGCGGAGGCAGACCGCGGCTGGGCCTGGCAGATCCCGATCCTCGAGCTGCCGCAGGCGCAGTTCATCCTGATGTCGGCGACGCTCGGCGACGTCGCGATGTTCGAGAAGGACCTGACCCGGCGCACGGGCCGCCCCACGTCGGTGGTCCGCTCGGCGACCCGCCCCGTCCCGCTCTCCTACGAGTACCGGCTCACCCCGCTGACGGAGACGCTGACCGAGCTGCTCGACACGCGGCAGGCGCCCGTCTACATCGTGCACTTCACGCAGGCGCAGGCGGTCGAGCGCGCGCAGGCGCTGATGAGCATCAACATGTGCACGCGCGAGGAGAAGGACAAGATCGCCGAGCTGATCGGCAACTTCCGGTTCACCACCAAGTTCGGCCGCAACCTGTCCCGTTACGTACGGCACGGCATCGGCGTGCACCACGCCGGCATGCTGCCCAAGTACCGGCGCCTCGTCGAGAAGCTGGCCCAGGCGGGCCTGTTGAAGGTGATCTGCGGCACCGACACGCTCGGCGTCGGCGTCAACGTGCCCATCCGCACGGTGCTGTTCACCGCCCTCACCAAGTACGACGGCACCCGTGTCCGTACGCTGCGCGCCCGTGAGTTCCACCAGATCGCGGGCCGCGCGGGCCGCGCGGGCTTCGACACCGCGGGCTTCGTGGTGGCGCAGGCGCCCGAGCACGTGATCGAGAACGAGAAGGCCCTCACGAAGGCCGGGGACGACCCCAAGAAGCGCCGCAAGGTGGTCCGCAAGAAGGCTCCGGAGGGCTTCGTCGGGTGGACGGAGGGCACCTTCGAGAAGCTCATCGCTTCGGACCCCGAACCGCTCACCTCGCGCTTCCGCGTCACCCACACGATGCTTCTGTCGGTCATCGCGCGCCCGGGCAACGCCTTCGACGCGATGCGGCACCTGCTGGAGGACAACCACGAGCCGCGCAAGCAGCAGCTCCGCCACATCCGCAGGGCCATCGCGATCTACCGCTCGCTGCTGGACGGCGGCATCGTCGAGAAGCTGGACACGCCGGACCCGACGGGCCGCATCGTGCGCCTCACGGTCGACCTCCAGCAGGACTTCGCGCTGAACCAGCCGCTGTCCACGTTCGCCCTCGCCTCGTTCGATCTGCTCGACAAGGAGTCGCCGTCGTACGCGCTCGACATGGTGTCGGTCGTGGAGTCCACGCTCGACGACCCGCGGCAGATCCTGCACGCCCAGCAGAACAAGGCCCGCGGTGAGGCCGTCGCGCTGATGAAGGCGGACGGGGTCGAGTACGAGGAGCGCATGGAGCGCCTCCAGGACATCTCGTACCCGAAGCCGCTCGACGAGCTGCTCTTCCACGCCTACGACGTGTACCGAAAGAGCCACCCGTGGGTCGGCGACCACCCGCTGTCGCCGAAGTCCGTGATCCGTGACATGTACGAACGGGCCATGACCTTCACCGAGTTCGTCTCCTACTACGAGCTCGCGCGCACCGAGGGCATCGTCCTGCGCTACCTGGCGAGCGCGTACAAGACGCTCGACCACACCGTGCCCGACGACCTCAAGTCGGAGGACCTGGAGGATCTGATCGCCTGGCTCGGCGAGATGGTGCGCCAGGTCGACTCCAGTCTCCTGGACGAGTGGGAGCAGCTCGCCAACCCCGAGGTGATGACCGCCGAGGAGGCCCAGGAGAAGGCCGACCAGGTCAAGCCGGTCACCGCGAACTCCCGCGCGTTCCGCGTCCTGGTCCGCAACGCCATGTTCCGCCGCGTCGAGCTGGCCGCCCTGGACAATGTCGACGAGCTCGGCGAGATGGACGGGGAGTCGGGCTGGGACGCCGACGCCTGGGGCGAGGCCATGGACGCGTACTGGGACGAGTACGAGGACCTCGGCACCGGACCGGACGCGCGCGGCCCGAAGCTGCTCATGATCGAGGAGGATCCGGAGCACGGCCTGTGGAAGGTGCGCCAGACGTTCGCCGATCCGAACGGCGACCACGACTGGGGCATCAGCGCCGAGGTCGACCTCGCCGCCTCCGACGCCGAGGGCCGTGCCGTCGTGCGGGTCACGAACGTCGGTCAGTTGTAGATTCCGGGCCGGCCGGACGATCGGGTCCGGCCGCGTCCACGCGCCGGTGTCCTCCGGTCGCCCACACGAGAGAGATCCACGCATGACGAATCCTGCTGAGCGGCTCGTCGACCTGCTCGACCTGGAGCGGATCGAGGTCAACATCTTCCGCGGCCTCAGCCCGGACGAGTCCTTGCAGCGCGTCTTCGGGGGCCAGGTCGCGGGCCAGGCCCTGGTCGCGGCCGGCCGTACCACGGACGGCGACCGCCCCGTGCACTCGCTGCACGCGTACTTCCTGCGCCCGGGCCGTCCGGGCGTGCCCATCGTGTACCAGGTCGAACGGGTCCGCGACGGTCGCTCGTTCACCACGCGGCGGGTCACCGCCGTGCAGCAGGGTCGCACGATCTTCAATCTCACCGCTTCCTTCCACAAGCCCGAAGAGGGGGCCTTCGAGCACCAGTTGCCGCCGGCCCGCGAGGTTCCTGATCCGGAATCCCTGCCGACGATCGCCGAGGAGATCAAGGGCCATCTGGGCGCGCTGCCCGACGCGTTGGAGCGCATGGCGCGACGTCAGCCCTTCGACATCCGCTACGTGGACCGACTGCGCTGGACCCCCGAGGAGGTCGAGTCGGCCGAGCCGCGCAGCGCCGTATGGATGCGTGCCGTGAGTCCGCTCGGCGACGATCCGCTCGTGCACACGTGCGCGCTGACGTACGCGAGCGACATGACGCTGCTCGACGCGGTGCGTCTGCCGATCGAACCGCTGTGGGGCCCGCGCGGTTTCGACATGGCCTCGCTCGACCACGCCATGTGGTTCCACCGTCCTTTCCGTGCCGATGAGTGGTTCCTCTACGACCAGGAGTCGCCGATCGCCACGGGCGGTCGGGGGTTGGCCCGTGGCCGTATCTACGACATCGAGGGGCGTCTGCTGGTGTCGGTGGTGCAGGAGGGGCTGTTCCGGAAGCTCGAAGGATGAGCGGCACGGTGGACGAGCGTGA includes:
- a CDS encoding peptide-N4-asparagine amidase gives rise to the protein MRRRVMSMLVGVILTAGPLLAGSPASAQQADVPAEFGTDWHDPITATPPVEKPRTKACDVTLAAAQFRDFTPYKGSYTPPKGCGDRWSKVVLRLEGAVKGRQFDRLGYLHIGGVEILRTSTPEPSPDGIAWNVAKDVTRYSDTLRTEQPVEMLIGNVVNDTYTGVIDVKATLTFYAADRSTPAAHAPDRVLTRAADNTVTTPRNSERIVAEVYATGSGGGCEEYWYLTVPTAAPYSCKADPGPYREVQITVDGQLAGIAAPFPTVWTGGWSNPFLWYVIPGPRAFDIKPIEYDLTPFAGLLNDGRPHRVEVSVVGVPQGQSGWSTPVNILAWQDAGRSHVTGALTDHRVGELSNSSLYTPGSGEERHRLDTDGGHSLSVSGYVNTSHGRVATTVSRTLATTSVHQWTDGENTDALTATWTDRESVRVDGRTTRTHRTYTMDGTTTLGADDRLRTVIALGDRDATSTGGAWTVRDDTYTGDATYTSSAPREERHAVGVTGERYRVHGPGRCYDRELRTEQGTLTIDRTRC
- a CDS encoding glycosyltransferase family 39 protein, giving the protein MGVDAERENGAPLAPTAWRPLLCGAVGHALALTLLSARYGYHRDELYFRAAAHHLSWGYVDQPPLTPLLARVSTAVFGDSLVGLRVCATLAITAAVVVVALIARELGGGRGPQLLAAGLAAVGGQVLAVGHMVSTATFDLLVWVTVSWLVLRVLRTGDGRWWLAVGAVTGIGVQNKYLVLLLVVVLLTAIGAVGPRGVLRGGWFVAGCATALALASPTLAWQAAHDWPQLTVARGISEDDGAENRALLVPEQLVYLSPLFVPMWIAGWRRLWRATDMRWARAFAVAYPLLCGIVLALGGKGYYTVPLLVVLLAAGCEPTLRWAGAGRVRVRVRRALLVGAVVVSAAICAVIALPVLPPGDLAAPMAANKEQGEQLGWPELADAARDGWARIPGERRATSVLFTGNYGEAGALDRYGPARGLPAPYSGHMSYADWGPPPDTADGPVLLVRQADASGIERFFTGCRTVTRVDNGHDIDNEEQDAAIVLCEGPARRWSALWPSLRHAY
- a CDS encoding ABC transporter ATP-binding protein, with the translated sequence MQISDLPYPDPGVPDARSGPRFLLWLGRNQLRGQLKSLAWGLLHFGSVAGLPYGVGYAVQAVVDGSGSGLATAGGLIVLLGVAIALGDTMLHRSAVTNWITAAARVQQLLARKAASLGAALTRRVAAGEVVAVSTGDVEKIGWFVEALSRFAAAALTVVLVCVSLVIYQPALGVVVAIGMPVLALAVLPLLPRATRRADQQREKAGRATELASDTVAGLRVLRGIGGEELFLDRYRRASQEVRRAAVRSARMWSLISAVQVLLPGLLLIVIVWYGVHLAREGRITVGELVTIYSAVMILNYPLRHFEEIAMAYSFSRPSAQRAARVLALRRVTEPAGGLRDAPAPTGDLYDPATGVLAPAGLLTAVVCGDPDLAGRLADRLGGHAASAGDGGEKPQPSVLLGGVPLDELPLGVARTAVLVQDKDPVLLSGTLAELLDVPSDGSVPPEEALAAAQCTDVLDALTQASLDDDPMSARITERGRSLSGGQRQRLALARSLVAAPEALVLDEPTSAVDSHTEARIAQGVRALRHGRTTVVLTSSPLVLDRADRVVFVYEGEVAAVGEHRELVRTEPRYRAVVTRETDEETATGPALESEIEIDMEETA
- a CDS encoding ABC transporter ATP-binding protein; its protein translation is MIGVAPPAYDPAAPTTAHTLPIGAPATVRAYVVELYRRHRRAFLLLIGVNTVSVVASMVGPYLLGGLVQDVSDGADALRDLHLGSTIGLFVLALVIQAVFVRQVRLRGAMLGERMLADLREDFLVRSVGLPPGVLERAGTGDLLSRITTDIDRLANAMREAVPQLSIGVVWAGLLIGGLAVTAPPLAPAILVAVPVLVVGCRWYFKRAPSAYRSEAAGYAAVAAALAETVDAGRTVESHRLGDRRVELSERRVFEWTQWERYTLYLRSVLFPVINAVHVLVLLSVLLIGGVFVLQGWIGVGQLTTAALIAQMLVDPVGLILRWYDELQVAQVSLARLVGVRDIEPDAGDASVRPDGRDVHADEVHFGYREGVDVLREVSLEVAPGTRLALVGPSGAGKSTLGRLLAGIYAPRTGQVTLGGAELSRMQAERVRSHVALVNQEHHVFVGSLRDNLRLARSGAEDGELWAALGAVDADGWARGLDDGLDTEVGSGGVALTPAQAQQIALARLVLADPHTLVLDEATSLLDPRSARNLERSLARVLDGRTVVAIAHRLHTAHDADVIAVVEEGRIRELGSHDDLVAADGAYAALWRSWHG
- a CDS encoding metal-dependent hydrolase, translated to MMGPAHSLSGAAAWLGVGAAAAAAGHSMPWPVVLVGALICAGAALAPDLDHKAATISRAFGPLSRGLCEIVDKLSYAVYKATRKPGDPRRSGGHRTLTHTWLWAVLIGAGTSVAAITGGRWTVLAILFVHLVLAIEGLLWRAARGSSSDVLVWLLAATSAWILAGVLDKPGNGADWLFTDPGQEYLWLGLPIVLGALVHDIGDALTVSGCPVLWPIPIGRKRWYPIGPPKVMRFRAGSWIELKVLMPAFMLLGGVGCAAALNFI
- a CDS encoding DEAD/DEAH box helicase; amino-acid sequence: MTLIDQLPKTADPDALYDAFESWVEERGLTLYPHQEEALIEVVSGANVIVSTPTGSGKSMIAAAAHFAALARDEVTFYTAPIKALVSEKFFELCKIFGTENVGMLTGDASVNSDAPVICCTAEVLASIALRDGAQADIGQVVMDEFHFYAEADRGWAWQIPILELPQAQFILMSATLGDVAMFEKDLTRRTGRPTSVVRSATRPVPLSYEYRLTPLTETLTELLDTRQAPVYIVHFTQAQAVERAQALMSINMCTREEKDKIAELIGNFRFTTKFGRNLSRYVRHGIGVHHAGMLPKYRRLVEKLAQAGLLKVICGTDTLGVGVNVPIRTVLFTALTKYDGTRVRTLRAREFHQIAGRAGRAGFDTAGFVVAQAPEHVIENEKALTKAGDDPKKRRKVVRKKAPEGFVGWTEGTFEKLIASDPEPLTSRFRVTHTMLLSVIARPGNAFDAMRHLLEDNHEPRKQQLRHIRRAIAIYRSLLDGGIVEKLDTPDPTGRIVRLTVDLQQDFALNQPLSTFALASFDLLDKESPSYALDMVSVVESTLDDPRQILHAQQNKARGEAVALMKADGVEYEERMERLQDISYPKPLDELLFHAYDVYRKSHPWVGDHPLSPKSVIRDMYERAMTFTEFVSYYELARTEGIVLRYLASAYKTLDHTVPDDLKSEDLEDLIAWLGEMVRQVDSSLLDEWEQLANPEVMTAEEAQEKADQVKPVTANSRAFRVLVRNAMFRRVELAALDNVDELGEMDGESGWDADAWGEAMDAYWDEYEDLGTGPDARGPKLLMIEEDPEHGLWKVRQTFADPNGDHDWGISAEVDLAASDAEGRAVVRVTNVGQL
- a CDS encoding acyl-CoA thioesterase II, whose product is MTNPAERLVDLLDLERIEVNIFRGLSPDESLQRVFGGQVAGQALVAAGRTTDGDRPVHSLHAYFLRPGRPGVPIVYQVERVRDGRSFTTRRVTAVQQGRTIFNLTASFHKPEEGAFEHQLPPAREVPDPESLPTIAEEIKGHLGALPDALERMARRQPFDIRYVDRLRWTPEEVESAEPRSAVWMRAVSPLGDDPLVHTCALTYASDMTLLDAVRLPIEPLWGPRGFDMASLDHAMWFHRPFRADEWFLYDQESPIATGGRGLARGRIYDIEGRLLVSVVQEGLFRKLEG